The Dehalococcoidia bacterium genomic interval TCTGCGGCTAGCGAAAGTGCTTCGCCAGTTCCGACGCGTATCGCTTGCCGATCGTGTCGCGATGCTCCCGCAGCCAGTCCGCGAGGCGCGTCTTCCCGGCCGGCGGTGACTGCGTCACGAGCAGATCGGCGAGCAGACCGTCAACCTCGTCCGGCGTGAGCACGACGTCGCGCACCACGACGCCGACCACGCGCGACAATGCGAGCGCGACGCGCGGCGGCAGATGCACGATGCGCGCGCGGCTCGCCACCGTGTCCTTCAGCAGCGCGACCAGCTCGTTGAACGAGAAGGTGTCCGGCCCGATCGCATCAATCGTGACGTTGTCGCGGGACTCGCCGCACGAGACCGCGAGTTCGGCCATGTCATCGACGTAGATCGGCTGCAGGCGATACTCGCCCAAGCCGGGCACGACGAATAGCGGAAACCGCCGCAACAGCCACGCGATGTTGTTGATCAGCACGTCCTCGTCGCCGAAGATCACGGCGGGCCGCAGGATCGCGTGCGACAGCGACGACTCCCGGATCGCGCGCTCCAGCAGCGCCTTGCCGCGGAAGTACGGCAGGCTCGACGTCTCAGAGGGGTTCGTGATGCTGACGTGTACGATACGCTCGATGCCGGCCTCCTCGGCGGCGCGGATCAGCGTCCTCGTGTTATTGACGGCGGCGTCGAACGTCGACGCACCGCGCGAGAACCGCACCCAGTAGGTGTTGTAGAGCACGCTCGCGCCGCGCAATGCTTCGACGAGCCGCGACGGGTCTTCGAACGAGAAGGGGTACGCGCGCACGCGGTCACCGAACGGTCCCGGCCGGCCGGGGTGGCCGGTGATCGTGCGGACTTCATCACCGCGATCGAGCAGTCGCCGCGCGATGTACTTGCCCGTGAAGCCCGACGCTCCGGTGACGACCTGCACCGTCACGATGGACGGCTCATTCGACGACCGGCTTCTCGACGGTGATGAACGAGGCAACGCGGCTGTGGTCGATGAAGTTCTTCTCGTCTTCGAGCGCGGCGGCGACTTCCGGCGTGCGCATGGCCGTCCGCATCGCGTCCAGGTCATCGAACCAGAGTTCGGCGGCGCCATCGTACGCCGGGGCGTTCTGCGCGCCATACGTCTCCGGCACGACATGACACTGCACGTAGCGTCGCAGGCCGGGAATCGCGCCGGCGATCGGCGCGTGTACGTTGCGCCAGTACGCCTGGAACTGCTCGACCGTCATATCGGGCTTCTTCGAGATGCAGTAGATGAGCTTGACCATCGCGTCTCCTCCCCTGGTGCGGATGGTTGCACATGCGCGCGCGAGCGTCACGCGATACTACCGCCGGGCGTCTGCGTGCTCTGGCTCATCGAGCGCCGCGAGATCGGCGTCGCGTTCCGGGTCGATCAACTCGCGGTCGGTCACGAGCCGGTTGGCGCGGTCGTAGCGGAAGTAGTTCCAGGTCCAGTTGAGCAGGACGAGCGCCCGATTACGCAGCCCGACGATCTGGATGAGATGGACGAACAGCCACAACGCCCAGGCGATGAAGCCGCTGAACTGGAGCCCGAACACCTGCGCGACGGCCTTGCGGCGGCCGATCGTCGCCATCTGGCCACGGTCCTTGTACGCGAAGGCGCGCAGCGGCTCGCCGCGCAGTTCGCGCATGATGTTCGTTGCCGCGACCTGCGCTTGCTGGATCGCCACGGGCGCCACCATCGGGTAGGCGCGCCCGTGCGAGTCTTCGAGGTATGCGAGGTCGCCGATGACAAACGCATCGAGGTGGCCCGGCACCTGGAGCGTGGGCAGCACCTTGATGCGCCGTTGCGCGCCCATCTCCGCTGACAACGTCTCTCCCAGCGGCTCCCCCCGGACGCCCGCCACCCAGACGACGCTTGCCGAAGCGATCGTCTCTCCGCTCGCCAGCACGACGCTGTCTGCGGTGACTTCGCGCACCGCTGCGTTGAACCGTACGTCGACGCCGAGCGCGCGCAATTGCTGTGCGGCCTTGCGCTGCAAGCGCGCCGGCATGGAGGGAAGCAGCCGGTCCGTCGCTTCGAGCAAGATCACATGCGCCCGCTCGAGGTCGAGGTCCGGATAGTCGCGCGGCAGGACATGGCGCTTCAATTCCGCAAGCGCGCCGGACAGCTCGACGCCCGTCGGGCCGCCGCCGATCACGACGACGCTCATCAGGCGCTCACGCTCTGCGTCGTTCGTCGCGATGACCGCGCGTTCGAAGTTGCGCAGGATGCGGTTGCGCACCGCCGTCGCCTGATGCAGATCTTTCAGGCCGAGCGCGCGCAACTCGACCGACTGCAGGCCGAAGTAGTTCGTCGCACTGCCGGCCGCGACGACGAGGAAGTCGTACGGAATCTCGCCCGCGGCGGTGGTGACGTTCTTCGCCGCGAGGTCGACGCCGGTGACATCGGCCATGAGGAATCGCACGTTGCGGGTGCCGCGAAGGATCGCGCGCACGGGCTGCGCGATATCGTCGGGCTCGAGGCCCGCCGCGGCCACCTCGTACAGCAGCGGTTGGAACTGGTGGTAGTTGTGCCGGTCGATCAGCAGGACGTCGACGGGCGCGCCGGCGAGCGAGCGCGCGACGCGCAGCCCGCCAAAGCCGGCGCCGATGACGATGACGCGCGGCCGCGACCCCGGAAGCAGCACTGACTGTGTCGAAGCCTGATTGTGACTCATTTCACATTCAGTCTGACTCCCGTCGCCTGCTGCCGTCAATGCCTGAATTAACGGAATCGAAGCGAAGCGGCCATTGCACACGTCGCTCTGATGGGCGCATCATCGACAGTACAGCATCCATGCACTGTCGCAGCCATCGCAGGGAGCGTGCGGCGCGTGAAACTGCATAACGAACTGCACAACGTGACCGTCGCCGACGGACCCGGGCGTTCGGTCGAAGGCGTGATCCGCGTGCGAGGGTTGGGTATGCAAGTTCGCGGCCGTGGCGTAACGTTCCGGCAGCAGCAGCCGGTGGGCGTCGTCGTACACACGCGGTCGGGCGTGCAGCGGCTGGCGCTGCCGCGCGACGATGCGGTCCCGGGTGTTGCGGCGGCGCTTGCGGGACCTATCCTGTTTCTCGCGACGAAACGGTTCTTGAAGAAAGGACGCAGACGATGAACTACGTCACGACCACGGACGAGATGGTGCGGCGCATCGGGTCGATCCCCGACGAGTTGAGTGCGGCGGCATGTTTTGGCACGCCCGTCGAACGCGACGGACACACGCTGATCCCGGTCGCGCGCATCAACTTTGGCTACGGCATGGGGTTCGGCGGCGGCAGCGGCGGCAAGGGCGTCCCGGGCGATTTTGCCGCTGAGCCGGAGACTGGCGAAGGCGGTGGCGGCGGTGGTGGCGGCGGCGGATCGGCGACGCCGGTGGCGGTGATCGACCTGACGGAAGGCGCGGTAAACATCAAGGCTGTCGAAGACACGACGCGGATCACGATCGGCGCGTTCATGATGGCGG includes:
- a CDS encoding spore germination protein GerW family protein; this encodes MNYVTTTDEMVRRIGSIPDELSAAACFGTPVERDGHTLIPVARINFGYGMGFGGGSGGKGVPGDFAAEPETGEGGGGGGGGGGSATPVAVIDLTEGAVNIKAVEDTTRITIGAFMMAAWVTFWLFLTVRTISHETAKTRRHVADKQS
- a CDS encoding EthD domain-containing protein, producing MVKLIYCISKKPDMTVEQFQAYWRNVHAPIAGAIPGLRRYVQCHVVPETYGAQNAPAYDGAAELWFDDLDAMRTAMRTPEVAAALEDEKNFIDHSRVASFITVEKPVVE
- a CDS encoding NAD(P)H-binding protein; this translates as MTVQVVTGASGFTGKYIARRLLDRGDEVRTITGHPGRPGPFGDRVRAYPFSFEDPSRLVEALRGASVLYNTYWVRFSRGASTFDAAVNNTRTLIRAAEEAGIERIVHVSITNPSETSSLPYFRGKALLERAIRESSLSHAILRPAVIFGDEDVLINNIAWLLRRFPLFVVPGLGEYRLQPIYVDDMAELAVSCGESRDNVTIDAIGPDTFSFNELVALLKDTVASRARIVHLPPRVALALSRVVGVVVRDVVLTPDEVDGLLADLLVTQSPPAGKTRLADWLREHRDTIGKRYASELAKHFR
- a CDS encoding NAD(P)/FAD-dependent oxidoreductase, which produces MSHNQASTQSVLLPGSRPRVIVIGAGFGGLRVARSLAGAPVDVLLIDRHNYHQFQPLLYEVAAAGLEPDDIAQPVRAILRGTRNVRFLMADVTGVDLAAKNVTTAAGEIPYDFLVVAAGSATNYFGLQSVELRALGLKDLHQATAVRNRILRNFERAVIATNDAERERLMSVVVIGGGPTGVELSGALAELKRHVLPRDYPDLDLERAHVILLEATDRLLPSMPARLQRKAAQQLRALGVDVRFNAAVREVTADSVVLASGETIASASVVWVAGVRGEPLGETLSAEMGAQRRIKVLPTLQVPGHLDAFVIGDLAYLEDSHGRAYPMVAPVAIQQAQVAATNIMRELRGEPLRAFAYKDRGQMATIGRRKAVAQVFGLQFSGFIAWALWLFVHLIQIVGLRNRALVLLNWTWNYFRYDRANRLVTDRELIDPERDADLAALDEPEHADARR